In Paramisgurnus dabryanus chromosome 7, PD_genome_1.1, whole genome shotgun sequence, the following are encoded in one genomic region:
- the LOC135751899 gene encoding uncharacterized protein: protein MAMSRGNSKVAFANWKYRHYFSLIEIKGKNVYVTCTLCPGKKTLSTSASSNSNLMKHLTSTHANTTLVAAANPTPDAASLSSSQGDGATLLKQATLDFSGQQQVTKPELNTLIARYVVENMLPLSTVVSESFRAILAKIPIRGGGRGVAPCRNTFAKFIDSEYEKMNIKLKTSFEELEYISTTADIWTAHNKSYLGVTAHWINPNNMEREKAALACRRFKGHHTHDAIAVELDNIHSTYGITHKITATVTDNGSNFVKAFKRYQPLEESDSEEDNEDEVTFTDINAALHATDDNDGDVVITLPPHKRCASHTLNLISCTDVEKWLLSKSGTKAVYRSATAKCTSLWNKTSRSALATETVDELVSKKLLVPCTTRWNSFYDALARICEISMVDLNTISSKLGLAAITEREHQFLKEYCTAMKPLTVALDILQGEDNCFYGTLLPTIETLMLKTEALKSDLQILRDLPDAIVTSIKTRFADVLGNEEAILAAVTLPKFKLRWLRSQELKDKAKASLLAECRRIVLDEPQPGPSTSSHHTDSAKENDFFSFEEDEEETSSSAENQVADYIRSSAQNLNSLCEFSLIKKISLRYNAATPSSAPVERLFSLGKLVFSPKRNRLSDKRFEKLLLLRYNHWFSC, encoded by the exons ATGGCGATGAGCCGGGGAAATTCAAAGGTTGCGTTCGCAAACTGGAAGTACCGGCATTACTTCTCATTAATTGAAAttaaaggcaagaatgtttacGTTACATGCACGCTATGCCCAGGAAAAAAGACTTTATCGACGTCTGCCTCAAGCAACTCAAATCTTATGAAGCACCTCACATCAACACACGCTAACACGACACTTGTTGCTGCTGCTAACCCAACCCCAGATGCAGCTAGCCTGAGCTCCAGCCAAGGAGACGGAGCCACTCTGTTAAAACAAGCAACGCTCGATTTTTCGGGTCAGCAACAGGTGACCAAGCCCGAGCTGAACACGTTGATTGCAAGGTATGTTGTTGAAAACATGCTCCCCCTGTCAACTGTGGTGTCTGAgtcattcagagcgatccttgCTAAAATACCAATACGAGGAGGAGGAAGGGGGGTTGCCCCATGCCGAAACACTTTTGCTAAATTCATAGACAGTGAATATGAAAAAATGAATATTAAGCTCAAAACGTCATTTGAGGAACTTGAGTACATTTCAACTACAGCAGACATCTGGACTGCCCACAATAAAAGTTACCTGGGTGTGACAGCACATTGGATCAATCCAAATAACATGGAAAGAGAGAAAGCAGCTCTTGCCTGCAGACGGTTTAAGGGGCATCATACTCATGACGCCATTGCAGTTGAGCTTGACAATATACACTCAACATATGGGATAACACACAAAATCACAGCAACAGTGACTGATAACGGCTCTAATTTTGTTAAAGCATTTAAGAGGTACCAGCCACTTGAGGAAAGTGATTCTGAAGAAGACAATGAAGATGAGGTGACGTTTACAGACATTAATGCTGCTCTACATGCAACTGATGATAATGATGGTGATGTTGTGATCACTTTGCCCCCCCACAAGAGATGTGCATCACACACACTAAACCTGATTTCATGCACTGATGTTGAAAAGTGGCTGCTGTCAAAATCTGGAACAAAGGCTGTTTATAGAAGTGCTACTGCCAAATGTACTTCCCTATGGAACAAGACTAGTCGATCTGCTTTGGCTACTGAAACAGTTGATGAGTTGGTGTCAAAAAAGCTGCTTGTACCTTGTACAACACGATGGAATTCCTTCTATGATGCCCTGGCTAGAATCTGTGAAATATCCATGGTAGACCTTAACACCATTTCATCCAAATTAGGACTGGCAGCGATAACAGAAAGGGAACACCAGTTTTTAAAGGAGTACTGTACTGCGATGAAGCCCCTTACAGTTGCCTTGGATATACTTCAGGGAGAAGACAACTGTTTTTATGGTACACTCTTACCAACGATCGAGACATTAATGTTGAAGACAGAAGCCCTTAAAAGTGACCTGCAAATACTGAGAGACCTTCCTGATGCCATAGTCACA TCTATCAAAACCAGATTTGCTGATGTCCTGGGAAATGAGGAGGCTATACTTGCTGCTGTAACTCTTCCAAAATTCAAACTTCGCTGGCTGCGTTCACAGGAGTTAAAGGATAAGGCTAAGGCAAGTTTGCTGGCAGAGTGCAGAAGAATTGTCCTCGACGAACCACAGCCAGGTCCCAGCACATCTTCACATCACACAGATTCAGCCAAAGAGAACGATTTCTTTTCCTTTGAGGAGGATGAGGAGGAAACTTCATCTTCAGCAGAAAACCAAGTGGCAGACTATATTAGATCTTCAGCACAAAACTTAAACTCTCTGTGTGAATTTtctctcatcaagaaaatttcACTACGTTACAATGCTGCTACACCATCTAGTGCACCTGTTGAGAGACTGTTCAGCCTGGGCAAGCTTGTCTTCTCTCCGAAGAGGAACAGACTGTCAGACAAAAGATTCGAAAAGCTTCTCCTCCTACGTTACAACCACTGGTTTAGTTGTTAG